One region of Hymenobacter sediminicola genomic DNA includes:
- a CDS encoding TonB-dependent receptor, whose amino-acid sequence MTQVFTRVFSLLLGVLLLLTQVAQGQSTGTSIAGSVSSATGDILVGATVAAIHLPSGIRRTATTDGTGQYAIPEVLAGGPYTVQVAHPGHRTQLLTNVFLVAGQTVQFPFTLAVATLAVGTRRTDRTVLESPVPVDVIDMRELLPVVPQTDLSQLLNFSVASFNSTRQTSADGADHVDPISLRGMAPDQSLVLVNGKRLHTTALINLLGSRGVGSVGYDLNTISANALDRVEVLRDGAAAQYGSDAIAGVMNFTLKSANKGGNVLLNTGITTEGDGLTGLLSLNRGLRLGQKGFLNLTADADYRGATTRHYTRNIVSWPVFSYNANEEKARLAASGKTYDDFEQVNGDAKIRNLRGMYNLRLPFTDKVAFYSFGGYNFRRGEAVAPWVLPASADADIVESIFPYGYQPNINTRIHDASGTAGFVFGLGQWSLDVSQVLGRNSLRYDISNTLNSSLGSNSPRQFDAGGLVFTQSVSNATFSRLFPKLLAGTNVAFGGEFRHDRYEIVAGEKGSYFDYAQGKEGASAGAQGFIGFDPAFAVDGTRNNVGAFADVEADVTKKWTVGTALRFENYSDFGSAFIYKVDTRLQLAKALAVRAAYNTGFRAPALQQVLYRQLTLLPTSEGARYSGLFNNQSNVARAAGIGSLRPEKSRNLSAGLVITPTASLTFTADAYQIDIDDRILLSGIFGIDTTGARPALNQALLAANADNAQFFTNAANTRTRGLDLVATYRNALGRGSLNVSLAANFNNTRIRSLQVPLQFQNLQTDRTSEGRLKPGNDYLDQRQLSLLETGNPASKLILSTGYDIKKFSVLLRNFYFGQVKSYDFNFDPLDEGSVYMVFRPKTTTDLSLSYRPVKALSLTAGVNNVFDVYPDDIMTATRNGRAPDGFKSFDEFNAYYLAKYGKPSNLPYDFDILPYQSQQMPFNGRFVYLKAVYTVGL is encoded by the coding sequence ATGACCCAAGTCTTTACCCGCGTTTTCTCTCTTCTTCTAGGCGTGCTCCTGCTGCTCACGCAGGTAGCGCAGGGCCAGAGTACCGGAACCAGTATTGCCGGTTCCGTGAGTTCGGCAACCGGTGACATACTGGTTGGGGCAACCGTGGCGGCCATTCATTTGCCCAGCGGTATCCGGCGCACGGCCACCACAGACGGTACCGGGCAATACGCCATTCCCGAGGTGCTGGCTGGCGGCCCCTACACCGTTCAGGTAGCCCATCCGGGGCACCGGACGCAGCTGCTCACCAATGTGTTTCTGGTGGCCGGGCAAACAGTGCAGTTTCCCTTTACGCTGGCCGTCGCCACGCTGGCCGTAGGTACGCGCCGTACCGACCGCACGGTGCTGGAGTCGCCAGTGCCGGTAGACGTGATTGACATGCGGGAGCTGCTGCCCGTAGTGCCGCAAACCGACCTGAGCCAGTTGCTCAACTTTTCGGTGGCCTCCTTCAACTCAACCCGACAGACCTCCGCCGATGGCGCCGACCACGTCGACCCCATCAGCCTGCGCGGAATGGCGCCGGACCAGTCGCTGGTGCTCGTGAACGGCAAGCGCCTGCACACCACGGCCCTTATCAACCTGCTCGGCAGCCGCGGGGTGGGCAGCGTAGGCTACGACCTGAACACGATTTCGGCTAATGCGCTGGACCGGGTGGAAGTCCTGCGCGACGGGGCCGCGGCTCAGTACGGTTCCGATGCCATTGCTGGGGTAATGAACTTCACCCTGAAGTCGGCCAACAAGGGGGGCAACGTGCTGCTCAATACGGGTATTACAACCGAGGGCGACGGTCTTACGGGCCTGCTCAGCCTCAACAGGGGCTTGCGCTTGGGCCAGAAAGGCTTCCTGAATCTGACGGCCGACGCCGACTACCGCGGCGCTACCACCCGCCACTACACCCGCAACATTGTATCATGGCCGGTCTTTTCCTACAATGCCAATGAGGAAAAAGCCCGTCTGGCCGCCAGTGGCAAAACCTACGATGACTTCGAGCAAGTCAACGGCGACGCTAAAATCCGCAACCTGCGGGGTATGTACAACCTGCGCCTGCCCTTCACCGATAAAGTGGCCTTCTACTCATTTGGGGGCTACAATTTCCGCAGGGGAGAGGCCGTTGCGCCGTGGGTGCTGCCCGCTTCTGCCGATGCCGATATTGTGGAAAGCATTTTCCCGTACGGCTACCAGCCGAATATCAACACGCGCATTCATGACGCCTCCGGCACGGCCGGCTTCGTCTTCGGGCTGGGCCAGTGGAGCCTAGACGTAAGCCAGGTGCTGGGCCGCAACTCGCTGCGCTACGACATCAGCAACACGCTCAATAGCTCGCTGGGAAGCAACTCGCCCAGACAGTTTGACGCCGGCGGCCTGGTCTTTACCCAGAGCGTGAGCAATGCCACGTTCAGCCGCCTGTTTCCGAAGCTGCTGGCGGGAACCAACGTCGCCTTTGGGGGCGAATTCCGCCACGACCGGTACGAAATAGTGGCCGGCGAGAAAGGTTCTTACTTCGATTACGCCCAGGGCAAGGAAGGCGCATCGGCCGGGGCACAGGGCTTCATTGGCTTCGACCCGGCCTTTGCCGTAGATGGCACCCGCAACAACGTAGGGGCTTTCGCGGACGTGGAAGCCGACGTAACCAAAAAGTGGACGGTTGGTACGGCCCTGCGCTTCGAGAACTACAGCGACTTTGGCTCGGCCTTCATCTACAAGGTGGATACGCGCCTGCAGCTGGCCAAGGCGCTGGCCGTGCGTGCGGCCTACAACACCGGTTTCCGCGCCCCGGCCCTGCAGCAGGTGCTCTACCGCCAGCTCACGCTGCTGCCTACCTCCGAAGGGGCCCGCTACAGCGGCCTGTTCAACAACCAGAGCAACGTAGCCCGGGCCGCCGGCATCGGCAGCCTGCGCCCTGAAAAATCGCGCAACCTCAGTGCCGGCTTGGTTATCACGCCTACCGCCTCGCTCACGTTCACGGCCGACGCGTACCAGATTGATATCGACGACCGGATTCTGCTGTCGGGCATTTTCGGAATTGATACTACCGGGGCCCGCCCGGCGCTCAACCAGGCCTTGCTGGCTGCCAACGCCGACAACGCGCAGTTCTTTACCAACGCCGCCAACACCCGTACCCGCGGCCTCGACCTGGTAGCCACCTACCGCAACGCGCTGGGCCGTGGCTCGCTCAACGTGAGCTTGGCTGCTAATTTCAACAACACCCGCATTCGTAGCCTGCAGGTGCCTCTGCAGTTCCAGAACCTGCAAACCGACCGCACGAGCGAAGGCCGCCTCAAGCCCGGCAACGACTACCTCGACCAGCGCCAGCTTTCCCTGCTGGAGACCGGCAATCCTGCCAGCAAGCTCATCCTCAGCACCGGCTACGACATCAAGAAATTCAGCGTGCTGCTGCGCAACTTCTACTTCGGACAGGTGAAGAGCTACGACTTCAACTTCGACCCGCTGGACGAAGGCAGCGTGTACATGGTGTTCCGGCCCAAAACCACCACCGACCTGTCGTTGAGCTACCGGCCCGTAAAGGCGCTGTCGCTCACGGCCGGCGTCAACAATGTGTTCGACGTGTATCCCGACGACATCATGACTGCAACCCGCAACGGCCGGGCGCCCGACGGCTTCAAGTCGTTCGACGAGTTCAATGCCTACTACCTGGCCAAGTACGGAAAGCCTTCCAACCTGCCCTACGATTTCGATATCCTGCCCTATCAGTCGCAGCAAATGCCGTTCAATGGCCGCTTTGTGTACCTGAAGGCTGTATATACTGTAGGGCTGTAG
- a CDS encoding ATP-binding protein, giving the protein MPATPASPSAELSASDGLLQTLLDVSLTGIILFRPVYSPAGNGEIIDLDYVRLNLAAQRMLQKPEYPATTFLTLYPNAEEAHIFSFYRDTFLTGKAGYHEAYYHYDGLDNYFHLSAQRSGELLVVSFTDTADHERSAVENALHESKVREQAARAEAELQRQQLYSVFEQAPAMICIFDGPQHVFQFVNPPYQALVGERPLLGMPIAEAMPELEGQPIFGLLDQVYQTGETFYAHEMLVQLDHANAAPQNLEKRYYNFIYQARHSLQGSIDGILVFAYDVTPQVQNRQQIQTLNEELAAANEELHASNEEFLGSNAELQQTQQLLQQLNQQLEMRVLERTQQVENALHEARQQREQLRMQKSLLQQILGQTPAAIATLSGPDHRFTFFNAQYQTLTSGRTQLGHTVADVLPEVVEQGFVDLLDNVYLTGESFEGVEMPALLYNSATGQNEPRFVDFVYQPLIDEEGQTHGILAFILDSTEKVHARQQVQALNEELAVINEELQATNEELQVTNEELGDTNNLLSRTNVDLDTFIYTASHDLKAPITNIEGLLHTLLDELPAASRQGDVPYILDLMHGSVDRFKRTIEHLTDISKLQQEHAQPATLVQLATVVEDVRLDLAPLLRETGAQLEVAVTSCPMVSFSEKNLRSVIYNLLSNALKYQHPLRAPRIRVRCQHTEAYLVLSVQDNGLGLNEQQQQNLFGMFQRFHTHVDGSGVGLYMVKKMVENVGGYISVESQENVGSTFFVYFPR; this is encoded by the coding sequence ATGCCCGCTACTCCGGCTTCGCCTTCTGCCGAATTATCTGCTTCCGACGGTCTACTCCAGACGCTCCTTGATGTTTCGCTCACCGGGATTATTCTGTTTCGACCCGTTTACTCGCCTGCGGGAAACGGCGAAATCATTGACCTGGACTATGTACGCCTCAACCTGGCGGCCCAGCGCATGCTACAGAAGCCGGAGTACCCGGCCACTACTTTTCTTACTCTGTATCCGAATGCGGAGGAAGCACATATTTTCTCCTTCTACCGGGATACATTCCTAACCGGAAAAGCGGGCTACCATGAGGCCTACTACCACTACGACGGACTCGACAACTACTTCCACTTGTCGGCCCAGCGTAGCGGCGAGCTGCTGGTTGTCAGCTTCACGGACACGGCCGACCATGAGCGTAGCGCAGTAGAAAACGCGCTGCACGAAAGCAAAGTGCGCGAGCAGGCTGCCCGCGCCGAAGCCGAATTGCAGCGCCAGCAGCTCTACAGCGTGTTTGAGCAGGCCCCCGCCATGATCTGCATTTTCGACGGGCCGCAGCATGTATTTCAGTTCGTGAACCCGCCTTACCAGGCCTTGGTAGGCGAGCGGCCACTGCTTGGGATGCCCATTGCCGAGGCCATGCCGGAACTGGAAGGCCAACCAATATTCGGGCTGCTCGACCAGGTGTACCAGACCGGCGAAACCTTCTATGCCCACGAAATGCTGGTGCAGCTGGACCATGCCAATGCCGCGCCGCAGAATCTCGAAAAACGCTACTACAACTTCATCTACCAGGCTCGCCACAGCCTGCAGGGCAGCATCGACGGTATCCTGGTGTTTGCCTACGATGTGACGCCACAGGTGCAGAACCGCCAGCAGATCCAGACCCTGAACGAGGAACTAGCCGCTGCCAACGAGGAGCTACACGCTTCAAACGAAGAGTTTCTTGGCAGCAACGCTGAGTTGCAGCAAACCCAGCAGTTGCTGCAGCAGCTCAATCAGCAACTGGAAATGCGGGTGCTGGAGCGTACGCAACAGGTAGAAAACGCTTTGCACGAAGCTCGCCAGCAGCGTGAGCAGCTGCGGATGCAGAAAAGCCTGCTGCAACAGATTCTGGGCCAGACGCCGGCGGCTATTGCCACCCTGTCCGGGCCCGACCATCGATTCACCTTTTTCAACGCCCAGTACCAGACGCTGACCAGCGGCCGGACGCAGTTAGGCCATACCGTAGCCGACGTGTTGCCGGAAGTAGTAGAGCAAGGCTTCGTCGATTTGCTAGACAACGTATACCTCACCGGCGAATCGTTCGAAGGGGTAGAAATGCCCGCGTTGCTTTATAACTCGGCCACGGGCCAGAACGAGCCGCGCTTTGTGGATTTCGTGTATCAGCCGCTCATCGACGAAGAAGGGCAAACGCATGGTATTCTGGCGTTCATCCTCGACTCGACGGAGAAAGTGCATGCCCGGCAGCAGGTACAAGCTCTCAACGAGGAACTGGCCGTTATCAACGAGGAACTACAGGCTACCAACGAGGAGCTGCAGGTAACCAATGAAGAGTTGGGCGATACCAACAACCTCCTCTCCCGCACCAACGTCGACTTGGACACGTTCATCTACACTGCCTCGCACGACCTGAAAGCGCCCATCACCAATATTGAAGGGTTGCTGCACACACTGCTGGACGAACTACCCGCCGCCAGCCGCCAAGGCGACGTACCCTACATTCTGGACCTGATGCACGGCTCCGTAGACCGTTTCAAACGCACCATCGAGCACCTCACCGACATCAGCAAGCTGCAGCAGGAGCATGCCCAGCCGGCCACGCTGGTACAACTGGCCACGGTGGTAGAAGATGTGCGCCTGGATCTGGCCCCCTTGCTTCGCGAAACCGGGGCCCAGCTGGAAGTAGCAGTAACGTCGTGCCCGATGGTTTCCTTCTCAGAAAAAAATCTGCGCTCCGTTATCTACAATCTACTCAGCAATGCGCTCAAATATCAGCACCCGCTCCGTGCGCCCCGTATCCGGGTGCGTTGCCAGCATACCGAAGCCTACTTGGTGCTGAGTGTGCAGGACAATGGCCTGGGCCTGAACGAGCAGCAGCAGCAAAACTTGTTTGGTATGTTTCAGCGTTTCCATACGCACGTAGATGGCTCAGGCGTGGGACTGTACATGGTGAAGAAGATGGTGGAAAATGTCGGCGGCTATATCAGCGTCGAAAGCCAGGAAAATGTCGGCTCTACCTTCTTTGTGTATTTCCCGCGCTAG
- a CDS encoding bifunctional UDP-N-acetylmuramoyl-tripeptide:D-alanyl-D-alanine ligase/alanine racemase, producing the protein MLDFTADLPALTGGTLLLAPAGPAPIQSLLLDSRRVGQAIGSVFFALRGPQHNGHRYLPELYKQGVRLFVVDRVEEVPGGLLAYPEASILLVADALAALQAVAAAHRRRFRLPVLGITGSNGKTIVKEWLAQLLAPDELLCKSPRSYNSQVGVPLSVWELNATHTLGIFEAGISERGEMARLAAVIQPTLGLFTNLGTAHDAGFSSPQEKVEEKMQLFLGVDTLFYCLDHELIHAAASRHLPEHRTFTWSRQHPHLAHVAVTVAEASADRTVVRVSMARPLPQEHTFTLPFADEPSVENALHALAVLLWHQVPAAEIQHRLDRLQPVAMRLEMKQALNDCYVLDDTYNNDLAGLSLALDALARQPRRGRRTLILSDVLESGLAGPKLYARAAAQLATHGVDRLIGIGPEIRLHQLAFQGVELAFHDTTEDFLRHFRPDDFRHETILVKGARRFGFERIVAAFQQKIHGTVLEVNLDALAHNLNFYRRRLQPGTKLMVMVKAFAYGSGSAEVANLLQFHRADYLAVAYTDEGVDLRRQGISLPVMVMNPSPDAFQKLRQYHLEPEIYSFERLLDYLRAAQEQPLPAIHLKIDTGMRRLGFAEEDLPELVQLLRENAAHLRVASALTHLAGADEEQHNDFSRRQLAAFQRMTPVLEEALGYPIIKHALNSAGILRFPEAHFDMVRLGIGLYGVEASGHEQDALQPVSTLRTTISQVKTLPPGETVGYGRRGQAADFERRIATLAIGYADGYDRRFGNGAGEVVIRGQRAPLIGNVCMDMCMADVTHIIGAQAGDTAEIFGPQLPLSELAVRIGTIPYELLTNVSERVKRVFVAE; encoded by the coding sequence ATGCTCGATTTCACTGCCGACCTGCCTGCCCTCACTGGCGGCACCCTGCTGTTGGCCCCGGCCGGCCCTGCACCCATTCAGTCGCTGCTCCTGGATAGCCGCCGCGTTGGTCAGGCTATTGGTAGCGTGTTCTTTGCTCTGCGCGGCCCCCAGCACAACGGCCACCGCTACCTGCCCGAGCTCTACAAGCAGGGCGTGCGGCTCTTTGTGGTAGATAGGGTAGAGGAAGTTCCCGGTGGTCTGCTGGCCTATCCTGAGGCTAGCATTCTGCTGGTTGCAGATGCGTTGGCCGCCCTGCAGGCCGTGGCCGCCGCCCACCGCCGCCGCTTCCGTCTGCCCGTGCTCGGTATCACCGGCTCCAACGGCAAAACCATTGTGAAGGAGTGGCTGGCCCAACTGCTTGCTCCTGATGAGCTCCTCTGCAAAAGCCCCCGTTCCTACAATTCGCAGGTAGGTGTACCGCTCAGCGTCTGGGAGCTGAATGCCACGCACACCCTCGGTATCTTCGAAGCAGGCATCTCTGAGCGTGGCGAAATGGCCCGTCTCGCCGCCGTCATCCAGCCTACTCTTGGCCTGTTTACCAACCTCGGCACTGCCCACGATGCGGGTTTCAGCAGCCCCCAGGAGAAGGTAGAAGAGAAAATGCAGCTCTTCCTCGGCGTCGATACGCTCTTTTACTGCCTCGACCATGAGCTGATTCATGCCGCTGCCAGCCGCCACCTGCCCGAGCACCGCACCTTCACCTGGAGCCGCCAGCACCCACACCTTGCCCATGTGGCCGTGACGGTGGCCGAGGCTTCCGCCGACCGCACCGTGGTGCGTGTAAGCATGGCCCGCCCGCTGCCCCAGGAGCATACGTTCACGCTGCCCTTCGCCGACGAGCCTTCCGTCGAAAACGCCCTTCACGCCCTGGCGGTGCTGCTCTGGCACCAAGTGCCCGCCGCCGAAATCCAGCACCGCCTCGACCGGCTCCAGCCCGTGGCCATGCGCCTGGAGATGAAGCAGGCTCTAAACGACTGCTACGTCCTCGACGACACCTACAACAATGACCTCGCCGGCCTTTCACTCGCCCTCGATGCCCTGGCGCGCCAGCCCCGCCGTGGCCGTCGCACCCTCATCCTGAGCGACGTGCTGGAGTCGGGTCTTGCCGGTCCCAAGCTCTACGCCCGTGCCGCTGCCCAGCTCGCCACCCACGGCGTCGACCGGCTCATTGGCATCGGTCCCGAAATCCGCCTGCACCAGCTGGCCTTTCAGGGTGTAGAATTGGCCTTCCACGACACCACCGAGGATTTCCTACGTCACTTTCGCCCCGACGATTTCCGCCACGAAACTATTCTCGTCAAAGGTGCCCGCCGCTTCGGTTTCGAGCGGATTGTAGCCGCCTTCCAGCAGAAAATCCACGGTACGGTGCTGGAAGTAAACCTCGATGCGCTGGCCCACAACCTGAATTTCTATCGTCGCCGCCTGCAGCCCGGCACCAAGCTCATGGTGATGGTGAAGGCTTTCGCCTACGGCAGCGGCTCGGCCGAAGTCGCCAACCTGCTCCAGTTTCACCGCGCCGACTACCTCGCCGTAGCCTACACCGACGAAGGCGTGGACCTGCGCCGGCAGGGCATCAGCCTGCCCGTCATGGTGATGAATCCCTCGCCCGACGCTTTCCAGAAGCTGCGCCAGTACCATCTGGAGCCCGAAATCTATTCCTTCGAGCGGCTCCTCGACTACCTGCGCGCCGCGCAGGAGCAGCCGCTGCCCGCCATTCACCTCAAGATCGATACCGGGATGCGCCGCCTCGGTTTCGCCGAAGAAGATCTGCCGGAACTCGTGCAGCTCCTGCGCGAAAACGCCGCGCATCTGCGTGTGGCCAGTGCCCTCACCCACCTCGCCGGCGCCGACGAAGAGCAGCACAACGACTTCTCGCGCCGCCAGCTGGCCGCCTTCCAGCGCATGACGCCCGTGCTCGAAGAAGCCCTGGGCTACCCGATTATCAAACACGCCCTCAACTCAGCCGGCATCCTGCGCTTCCCCGAAGCCCACTTCGACATGGTGCGCCTCGGCATCGGGCTCTATGGCGTGGAAGCCAGCGGCCACGAGCAGGATGCGCTGCAGCCCGTCAGTACGCTGCGCACTACCATTTCGCAGGTGAAAACCCTGCCGCCCGGCGAAACCGTGGGCTACGGCCGCCGCGGCCAAGCTGCTGATTTCGAGCGGCGCATTGCCACCCTGGCCATCGGCTACGCCGACGGCTACGACCGGCGCTTCGGCAACGGCGCGGGCGAAGTCGTTATTCGGGGCCAGCGCGCCCCGCTTATCGGCAATGTCTGCATGGACATGTGCATGGCCGATGTCACGCACATCATTGGGGCCCAGGCCGGCGACACCGCCGAAATCTTCGGGCCGCAGCTGCCGCTGTCCGAGCTGGCGGTGCGCATCGGTACCATTCCTTACGAGCTGCTGACCAACGTGAGCGAGCGGGTGAAGCGCGTGTTTGTGGCGGAGTAG
- a CDS encoding alpha/beta hydrolase family protein — protein sequence MKTRTHAFWLRCLWLWLLLGGAATLSATAAPTLDGLWKGPLKVPGGQLEVVFRLVSLTGGSYFATLDVPLQKVSQIAVAVEIKGDTVIFAAEEAGSSFVGRLASGGKQIDGVWRQPGYQSPLTLTFTAAAINTAPKARLTPPYREEEVVYSNIPANLRLAGMLTVPAGAGPFPAVVLLSDAGAHDRDGTVGTYRMMGILGDYLTRRGIAVLRFDDRGTGSSTGDLARTTIAELVSDVQASLNFLRTRPEINLAQIGVIGHGEGGNVALLSATQPLPPAFVVTLAAYGVPGNELAVQQQAALLRSLGTEQAQIDAASKRQKAMLEIVRQTPDEAQAKAIVANMLRQNNTAVDGEAAQASAAELTSFRYRYFLGFDPLKHLEKVKCPVLLLNGTADLYVAAESNLTALTKTLRGNRDMTSKKLPGVNHLFQSDPAEWPLVNGQPRETFSPATQEIIRSWIVARTGGGK from the coding sequence ATGAAAACACGTACTCACGCTTTCTGGCTGCGCTGCCTGTGGCTTTGGCTACTGCTCGGAGGCGCAGCAACACTTTCTGCCACCGCCGCACCTACCCTGGATGGGCTGTGGAAAGGCCCGCTCAAAGTGCCCGGCGGGCAGTTGGAGGTGGTGTTTCGGCTGGTAAGCCTCACTGGGGGCTCGTACTTCGCCACACTCGATGTGCCGCTGCAGAAAGTCAGCCAGATAGCCGTGGCTGTGGAAATAAAGGGCGACACGGTCATATTTGCCGCTGAAGAGGCCGGCAGCAGCTTTGTGGGCCGGCTGGCATCCGGCGGCAAGCAGATAGACGGGGTGTGGCGGCAGCCCGGCTACCAGTCGCCGCTTACGCTCACGTTTACGGCAGCTGCCATCAACACGGCCCCCAAAGCCCGCCTCACGCCGCCTTACCGCGAGGAGGAAGTAGTGTACTCCAATATACCCGCCAACCTGCGCCTGGCGGGGATGCTCACGGTTCCGGCCGGAGCGGGTCCGTTTCCGGCCGTGGTGCTGCTTTCCGATGCCGGCGCCCACGACCGGGACGGTACCGTGGGTACCTACCGCATGATGGGTATCCTGGGCGACTACCTCACGCGCCGTGGTATTGCCGTGTTGCGCTTCGATGACCGGGGCACCGGCAGCTCCACCGGCGACCTGGCCCGCACTACCATCGCCGAACTGGTCAGTGATGTGCAGGCCAGTCTAAACTTTCTGCGTACCCGCCCCGAAATCAACTTGGCGCAGATTGGCGTAATTGGACACGGAGAAGGCGGCAACGTGGCGCTACTCTCGGCTACGCAGCCTTTGCCGCCCGCTTTTGTAGTGACGCTGGCCGCCTACGGAGTGCCGGGAAATGAACTGGCTGTGCAGCAGCAGGCTGCGCTACTCCGTTCGCTGGGCACGGAGCAGGCGCAGATAGATGCCGCTTCCAAGCGCCAGAAAGCAATGCTTGAAATAGTGCGCCAGACTCCCGATGAGGCACAGGCCAAAGCTATTGTGGCCAATATGCTGCGCCAGAACAATACGGCAGTAGATGGGGAAGCAGCGCAGGCCAGTGCCGCCGAACTGACCTCTTTCCGGTACCGGTATTTTCTGGGTTTCGACCCGCTGAAGCATCTGGAAAAGGTAAAATGCCCCGTTCTGTTGCTAAACGGAACCGCCGACCTGTACGTAGCGGCGGAATCGAACCTGACGGCTCTGACCAAAACCCTGCGCGGCAACCGTGACATGACCAGCAAAAAGCTGCCCGGAGTAAACCATCTTTTCCAGTCCGACCCAGCCGAATGGCCCTTGGTAAATGGGCAGCCCCGCGAAACCTTTTCGCCCGCCACGCAGGAAATTATCCGTTCCTGGATTGTTGCCCGTACTGGAGGCGGCAAGTAA
- a CDS encoding EamA family transporter — MKFSRHHLAALTAFLIWGFFPIPLRMLGGYASGQILFFRVLLSLALLLLIHGLGRRGVVRATWRQWQAAPAAERRGVGISTVLGGALLTSNWLLFIYVVNQVSVQAGSFAYLICPILTALLGFLLLREKLRPNQWAAIALSALSCALLGVGELRTLLMSLVVAFTYAFYLITQRRLQGYDRLVLLTVQLGLAALIILPLAPLLGAQPLEGFADTRLLLVTAVLSSVFTVLPLFLNLYALNVLPSGTVGILMYVNPIVSFALAFLYFGEAATAVQGAAYGVILGSVVLYNFRSRQ, encoded by the coding sequence TTGAAATTTTCACGTCATCATCTGGCCGCGCTGACGGCTTTTCTTATCTGGGGGTTCTTCCCGATTCCGCTGCGGATGCTGGGCGGCTATGCCAGCGGGCAGATTCTGTTTTTCCGGGTGCTGCTTTCTCTGGCGCTGCTGCTTCTGATTCATGGACTGGGGCGGCGCGGCGTAGTACGGGCCACGTGGCGGCAGTGGCAGGCGGCGCCGGCAGCTGAGCGGCGCGGCGTAGGCATCAGCACGGTGCTGGGCGGGGCGCTGCTGACCTCGAACTGGCTGCTCTTCATTTATGTGGTCAACCAGGTGAGCGTGCAGGCCGGCTCATTTGCCTACCTAATCTGCCCGATTCTGACGGCGCTGCTGGGCTTTTTGCTGCTGCGAGAAAAGCTGCGGCCCAACCAATGGGCGGCTATTGCGCTGAGTGCGCTGAGCTGTGCGCTACTAGGTGTGGGCGAACTACGGACCTTGCTCATGAGCCTGGTGGTAGCTTTCACGTATGCATTCTACCTCATCACGCAGCGCCGCCTGCAGGGCTACGACCGGCTGGTGCTGCTGACGGTGCAGCTGGGCCTGGCCGCGCTGATTATTCTGCCGCTGGCACCGCTGCTGGGCGCGCAGCCGCTGGAGGGCTTCGCCGATACACGGCTGCTGCTCGTGACGGCCGTGTTAAGCTCTGTGTTTACCGTGCTGCCGCTGTTTCTGAACCTGTATGCGCTGAACGTGCTGCCTTCGGGCACGGTCGGAATTCTAATGTACGTGAATCCAATTGTAAGCTTTGCGCTGGCATTTCTGTATTTTGGAGAGGCCGCCACGGCGGTGCAAGGCGCGGCGTATGGCGTAATACTAGGATCGGTGGTGCTATATAATTTCCGTTCGCGCCAGTAA
- a CDS encoding response regulator gives MQKLPCLLLVDDDQATNFLNRRLLEKLQVSDQLLVALNGQEALDVLVANCQENTPQCPVLLFLDVKMPVMNGFDFLEAYQQLPLHKELVIIVMLTTSLHPQDMHRLEQFPIAGLLSKPLTKDKVNQVLKTHFQRELPAD, from the coding sequence ATGCAAAAGCTTCCCTGTCTGTTGCTGGTTGATGATGACCAGGCAACCAACTTTCTCAACCGACGGCTTCTGGAAAAGCTGCAGGTATCAGATCAACTCCTGGTAGCCCTCAATGGCCAGGAAGCGCTGGACGTGTTGGTCGCAAACTGTCAGGAAAACACACCACAGTGCCCGGTATTGCTTTTCCTGGATGTCAAGATGCCCGTCATGAATGGCTTCGATTTCCTGGAAGCCTACCAGCAGCTTCCGCTGCACAAGGAGTTGGTCATCATCGTCATGCTCACTACGTCGCTGCATCCGCAGGATATGCACCGTCTGGAGCAATTCCCGATTGCTGGCCTGCTTAGCAAGCCTCTCACCAAAGACAAGGTGAATCAAGTGCTCAAAACCCATTTTCAGCGCGAGCTGCCCGCTGATTAG